agctaagtcaggtacctagttttgaagatatttctaaacgacaaaatctcGGGCGTCGTATACATAGTAGTAATAGTGTATACTGCGATCACTGACCTAACTTCTTGATTTGTATATTTCGACGTTATACAGTGCACTCTGTCTTCCACGATCACTGatctaacttgttttataattcttcttctgctactttattctaattaattacatatttgttactcgttgctgttaattacaattctcaatccgtaaataatttcttctctctaccgtgttcgtactactgtcctcgtaaaatcatcgtatccgattgttgtaatcggattacatgaacatcactcgaccatgtatgtccatttggacatatcggaatggcacgctttgactatTTATGCTCTTTGTTGActagcaacttgctgtatctactctaatccatatctgtggtgtGTTGTCAAAAAAATTCGATTGtgtattttggttttattttaacatcAGTCAGtggtttcattaattttaattttgcagAAATAAAACCTTCATTTATTCCCCTAAACACATACTTTTCTCAAGTTGAACTGAGATTGCACACATGCTAATGGATAAGTGATTGCTGAAAAGCATTTTGCCAGGCTTGTTCTTCGACCATGAAATCGAGCAAACGAAGACTCCAGGCGCTCACAGAAGGATCCGATGGAATGCCGAATTATCTCAAGATGGAAGACTCTGAGACGTCCATTCCGCCAGTATTCAGATCTCGACTGCACGAACTGTTTTCGCAGATAGAAAAAGAATTTGACCTTCTTTACACTGAGAATCTAAATCGTAAGTCAACTAATGATAAATAATGTAGTCACTGTTTACCTTTTAGATTTTATGGACTGTGCGTTCAGTTTTTATTAAcacaaattttattgttttagtaCAAGAGAAAATAGATATATTGAGTGAGAAGTTGGAGAGAGAGAGCTATGTAGGGGACAGACAGAACTTGGATTACATTGAATTTGAAACCAGCGGAAAGAACTCCAAAGTGAAATGTGAGTATTATTCAGATAGTTCAGATAACATTTCAAAATTTGTAACTCTTGGTAACTTTCTATGGTCATTATTATTGGTCATATTTGCCTTTCATTGTACTGCTGCCGGCCTAGCTGCTAGCTGTGATGAAATTGCTTAAGGAAACCAGAAATTATTCAATGAATTACCAATGTATAGCAAGattataattttgatatttttagtgTCACAAAGCAATTCTCAAAAAGTCAAAGCGAGTCACAAGCTTCGAGTGCAAACAAGCAAAATTGTATCCAGTTTCAAAGCTCCGACATACAACTGCCAGCTTGTCAGAGAGTTCACCGGACACAAGGATGGCATATGGGACGTCTCCACTGCCCGACCAGGACAGGCGCTTATTGGAACAGCATCTGCtggtaattaattacatattttattgttattgagcTGAATAACACTAGTTATAACACGGCCAATTAGTTATGAACAAATATTGACTAATTTCATCAAATATTGTAACTAATTGGTTGCATAATGTgtgaatatttatattaattaattgaattacAATTTGTCAAATAGATCACACTGCCTGTGTTTGGAGTGTGGAGTGGGGAAAATGCCTCTTACAGTACACAGGCCACCAGGGGTCTGTGAATTCGATCCGTTTTCACCCATCCCGCGACATTGCCCTCACCAGCAGTGGCGACAATACTGCTCATGTCTGGCAAGCTGCTGTCAATTGGGATTTGCCGGTAATCCATTTTAAGCTTGATTATCCAAgtattgtgtaaacttaagcAATCAGAAATTATGTAAATACTGCACAATAAGTAGAAAGTACAGTTAATAAGCTGCTGTAttcagtaagtaaataaatacagaatttaaataaacaacatttatCTATCTGTGGTTACGTACTATTATGAACTTGATTGTAACAATAACAAATCACCTCCACTTTCTTTTCAAGCGTGGTCAATCCTCCGAAGAGGAACTCGAAGGTGGTGGTGAAGAGAGCCTGGGAGAAGGTGGCGAGAGGCCAGAGGTGCTCCGCACTCCTCTCACAGAGCTGACAGGCCACCAAGGTGTGGTGGTGGCCGCCGACTGGCTCACGGGCGGCGATCACGTCATCACTGCCTCCTGGGATCGTACGGCCAACTTGTATGACGTGGAAACTGGGGACTGCTTGCAAGTTCTTACAGGTAAATAAATTGCATAAGCATGAGCACAGACAAGTTCCAAAAACGGTCTTCTTTTTCATTTGTTCCAAAAACCAGCCTTGTCTTgcatacaaaaaaaactttgtttatGGGCTTCTGTCCCTAATAAACACTTAGcattatattttctatttttcttGACATTGATACCACTTTTAGGGTGATTAATTATGTTTGCGTCATAGATATAATGCTCGTCATTTCCGCCAAATGAAATCTCCATCATTGAAATAGTGACATAAAAATTAATAGTCTAATAGCCAGGATATGAGTACTGGACTGatcaattttgataaaaaaatgcaaCCATTACAAAAGCgacactataaatatttatgaaccATCGAAATTATAGAAACAATCTTTTGCAACTTTAGCTTGACCtcataaatgtgatgttgtGCAAACTGTATTGGCCTTTACTGGCTGTCTGTCAGTCTCCCAATAATGCCAAGATATTGAAACTACTTTCAAATATCACAAATGCTTTATCAGTCTTTGCCTTACTATTGTTAAAGTTAGCTCGGTAGTGTAATCGGACACTTCGAGTTCACACTTTAGAACACACTAAGCCGTTTGACTCGGACAAAACCGACAACAATCGGAAGTCGGGCGAGTCTAGGCGAAACAAGGTTGGTACACTGTGAAGTGTGTGTCTACAGTGTAGGTAGACTAAACTATTTACTTCTGCCAACTTAGCAAGATATTATGTTCTGCATCAACCATTTGTGACTGAATTTCTTCAGCCCCTTCTCATCACCAGCCCATAAAATATGtcgtatacaaataaatattttgtttttgccCAGGCCACGACCACGAGCTGACGCACGCGTCGGCCCACCACAGCTCGCGTCTGGTGGTCACGGCGTCTCGGGACACCACGTTCCGTCTGTGGGACTTCCGCGAGCCGATACACTCTGTGTCCGTGTTCCAGGGACATACTGAGTAAGTATAGGTTACGATGGGAATGAACAGTGAATActcaacagtacatcagactatAATTGCAAAAATAGCAATTACTACAACTCCGTGCCACAGTAAAGCTTGATGTGGCGTTGTCTGTTCATAAATTAACAAGTTTTATTTTGACTGTCAAGTTTTGTTTTCGAGTTTAATG
This genomic window from Ostrinia nubilalis chromosome 18, ilOstNubi1.1, whole genome shotgun sequence contains:
- the LOC135080619 gene encoding WD repeat-containing protein 37, translated to MKSSKRRLQALTEGSDGMPNYLKMEDSETSIPPVFRSRLHELFSQIEKEFDLLYTENLNLQEKIDILSEKLERESYVGDRQNLDYIEFETSGKNSKVKLSQSNSQKVKASHKLRVQTSKIVSSFKAPTYNCQLVREFTGHKDGIWDVSTARPGQALIGTASADHTACVWSVEWGKCLLQYTGHQGSVNSIRFHPSRDIALTSSGDNTAHVWQAAVNWDLPRGQSSEEELEGGGEESLGEGGERPEVLRTPLTELTGHQGVVVAADWLTGGDHVITASWDRTANLYDVETGDCLQVLTGHDHELTHASAHHSSRLVVTASRDTTFRLWDFREPIHSVSVFQGHTESVTSAVFTREDKVVSGSDDRSVKVWDVRNMRSALATIRSDSSVNRVGVSSGGLIAIPHDNRQVRLFDLQGQRLARLPRSSRQGHRRMVTSVSWAEDISSNINFFSCGFDRRILGWSIQPSKEN